One stretch of Zingiber officinale cultivar Zhangliang chromosome 6B, Zo_v1.1, whole genome shotgun sequence DNA includes these proteins:
- the LOC121990979 gene encoding uncharacterized protein LOC121990979, with protein MRSEIKQLTQRLENLKKHQKMQDSQIAQIAQSVSRAQGTFPGKPYLNPVEHCNRIELWSGRVGNPQIMTQMGLDSEKELTPLMPNQTQNRDGEVKLIASQRDEEFYRFLKKVKEICVEVLLLDTLHQMPKFAKFLKGILSNRRQKGEYETVALTENCSALLMVNPPPKLQDPGSFPIPCKIDSELIPRAFYDLGASVSLLLYSLCKKLGFQNIKLTIMALQLADHSCRYPMGIVEDVPVEVGGCIVHTDFIILDMEEDPKILIILGRPFLAKAGAIIDVKSHKLSLEIGKGKIEFDLSNSSICNPSSLGNSHKISTYKEGEYSSYERYPPASSEKYIYPARAKLKVQAGASTLEGEPSSNGFIPY; from the exons ATGAGGAGCGAGATCAAACAACTGACTCAGAGGCTGGAGAACTTGAAAAAACACCAGaagatgcaagacagccagaTAGCCCAGATAGCTCAGTCCGTCTCGAGAGCACAGGGTACATTCCCAGGGAAACCATATTTAAATCCGGTAGAACACTGCAATCGCATTGAGCTGTGGAGCGGACGTGTGGGAAACCCCCAAATCATGACTCAGATGGGGCTTGACTCAGAAAAGGAACTCACTCCCCTAATGCCCAATCAGACGCAAAACAGGGATGGAGAAGTG AAGCTTATAGCATCCCAAAGGGATGAAGAGTTCTACCGGTTTCTGAAAAAAGTCAAAGAGATTTGCGTTGAAGTACTATTGTTAGATACGCTACACCAGATGCCGAAGTTCGcaaaatttttaaagggaatCTTATCCAATAGAAGGCAGAAGGGCGAGTACGAGACTGTAGCACTGACAGAGAATTGCAGCGCCCTCCTTATGGTGAATCCTCCACCCAAGCTTCAGGACCCAGGAAGTTTCCCCATACCATGTAAAATTGATTCTGAACTTATACCAAGAGCTTTCTATGACTTGGGAGCCAGTGTCAGCCTGCTCCTGTACTCTCTATGCAAGAAGCTAGGTTTCCAGAACATTAAATTGACCATAATGGCACTGCAACtagctgaccattcatgcagGTACCCGATGGGAATAGTGGAGGATGTACCAGTTGAAGTAGGTGGATGCATAGTTCATACAGACTTCATTATCTTGGACATGGAGGAAGATCCCAAGATActgatcatccttggaagaccattccttgccaagGCTGGGGCCATCATCGATGTAAAAAGCCATAAGTTGTCCTTGGAGATCGGTAAGGGAAAGATTGAATTTGATTTGtccaattcttccatatgcaaccCCTCTTCCCTGGGAAATTCTCACAAAATCAGCACATACAAAGAAGGGGAGTACAGTTCCTATGAGAGATACCCTCCAGCAAGCAGTGAGAAATACATCTATCCTGCACGAGCGAAACTGAAGGTGCAGGCTGGAGCATCAACCCTAGAAGGAGAGCCGTCCTCCAACGGGTTCATTCCATACTGA